From the genome of Sphingobacterium sp. UGAL515B_05:
ATAAGAAAACGTATCCTATTTTCAAAGGTGCCACCGAAAGAGTCTGTCCGTAAGTTGCTCAGTGGTGAAAGAAATTGATGGATCAGATACCCATGCGCAGCGTGGAGTTCAATAATTTCATAACCAGCTTGTATTGCTCTTTTCGTTGCTGTTCCGAATTGTTCAATCAGATTCTCAATGGCGTCTACATCAAGTTCCTGTGGTTCATAATCTCCAGCATGGAAAGGTATCGGAGATGGGGCGACTGTTTGCCATCCCTGCGGATCTGTCGGCGAAAATTGATTACGCCCCAACCAGGGTTTATTACTGCTTGCTTTGCGGCCTGCATGAGCAAGTTGTATGCCCGGTATGGAATCATTTTCTTTAATGAACTCGGTTATTTCTTTTAATTTTTCGATATGCTGGTCGTCCCATAAACCAAGGTCTCCATCACTGATTCGACCTTCAGGACTAACTGCGGTTGCTTCTTGTATTACTGCTGCAGCTCCACCGATTGCAAATTGGCCCAAATGGACCAAATGCCAGTTATTAGCAAAACCATCCTTTGCGGAGTACTGGCACATCGGAGATACGACCAAACGATTTTTAAATTGCAGTTTTCCAATATTTACTGATGAAAATAATTGACTCATAATTGCTTGTTTATAGAAGGCAGGAGCAAGGAATACTCCTGCCATGATCAATTCTTTGTTTTGTAGAGAGAGGCCGTCAAAAGCCTTTATTTAAATCCTTGCGAACCGTGGTTCAACTGTTAAGGATTTGTAGACCATAAAGATGCTGATTTTAGCATTGCTCTTCTTGGCAGTTTTAAATTGGCAACCACCAACTCCGCGAAATCTTCAGGTTGGAGAACTTTCTCCGGATCGCCATCGGTGAGTCCAAGATCTTTGGACATATCTGAGGCAATCGTACTTGGCATTAGCGTACATACACGGATATTGTTTTTTCGTACTTCCCGCATTAAAGAATCGGCGAAACCGATGACGCCAAACTTTGAGGCACTATAAGCGGAAGTGGTGGCGGCGCCATTTAATCCGGCTGTCGAAGATACCATAATGATATCGCCTTGATTCTTTTCAATCAGTTGTGGAAGGATAGCTTTTGTAACAAAGTATGTACCCAAGAGATTTGTCTGAATGATCGATGTCCAATCGGCAACGTCCATATCGAGCACAGCGGAAAATGATGCCACTCCAGCATTGTTAATTAATATATCAAAGCTACCGAAAGTGTTTTTCAATTGCTCGATCTCCTGCTGTACAGCACTATAATTTGATACGTCAAAGACGGCATAAGTGACCTCAGTGCCTAGCTCGGCAAGTTCCGCGACAGTATCCTTCAAAGCAGCTTCATTTCTCCCGGTAATTGCGATATGAACACCTTCTTTCGCTAATGCATAGGCCACC
Proteins encoded in this window:
- a CDS encoding NADH:flavin oxidoreductase/NADH oxidase, whose protein sequence is MAGVFLAPAFYKQAIMSQLFSSVNIGKLQFKNRLVVSPMCQYSAKDGFANNWHLVHLGQFAIGGAAAVIQEATAVSPEGRISDGDLGLWDDQHIEKLKEITEFIKENDSIPGIQLAHAGRKASSNKPWLGRNQFSPTDPQGWQTVAPSPIPFHAGDYEPQELDVDAIENLIEQFGTATKRAIQAGYEIIELHAAHGYLIHQFLSPLSNLRTDSFGGTFENRIRFLIEIVKRVKQEITSQSLWVRISATDWAEAGWDLQQSIALSQLLYTLGVDLIDVSSGGLVSYQKIDIGPAYQLPFAIAIKEHTKNNVATVGLIKTAIQAAEIIAQKQADLILIARGFLDDPHLPLHFAKELDADIHWPKQYERAK
- a CDS encoding 3-ketoacyl-ACP reductase, encoding MENITGKRALITGGARGLGKAVAYALAKEGVHIAITGRNEAALKDTVAELAELGTEVTYAVFDVSNYSAVQQEIEQLKNTFGSFDILINNAGVASFSAVLDMDVADWTSIIQTNLLGTYFVTKAILPQLIEKNQGDIIMVSSTAGLNGAATTSAYSASKFGVIGFADSLMREVRKNNIRVCTLMPSTIASDMSKDLGLTDGDPEKVLQPEDFAELVVANLKLPRRAMLKSASLWSTNP